One window of Sandaracinaceae bacterium genomic DNA carries:
- a CDS encoding OmpA family protein → MTRTRFASTLALGTFLLVGCGSSAQNLEAQNGGDGLTGSDQRGRRASAGNDGDLASRGGDCRTEAVYFAYDSSELDARARSAIESNANCVQRRTGQAAVTGMTDPRGTEEYNLALGDRRARTVTQYMGNLGVEGSRMQVHSVGEEYASGEEESGWSRDRRADIELR, encoded by the coding sequence ATGACCCGCACTCGTTTCGCTTCGACGCTCGCCCTCGGCACCTTCCTCCTCGTCGGCTGCGGCTCCAGCGCCCAGAACCTCGAGGCGCAGAACGGCGGCGACGGGCTCACCGGCAGCGACCAGCGCGGTCGGCGCGCGAGCGCCGGCAACGACGGCGACCTCGCCTCCCGCGGCGGAGACTGCCGCACCGAGGCCGTCTACTTCGCCTACGACTCGAGCGAGCTCGACGCGCGCGCCCGCTCCGCCATCGAGAGCAACGCGAACTGCGTGCAGCGCCGCACCGGGCAGGCCGCCGTCACCGGCATGACCGACCCGCGCGGCACCGAAGAGTACAACCTGGCGCTCGGCGACCGCCGCGCCCGCACCGTGACCCAGTACATGGGCAACCTCGGCGTCGAGGGCAGCCGCATGCAGGTCCACTCGGTGGGCGAGGAGTACGCCTCCGGCGAGGAGGAGTCCGGCTGGAGCCGTGACCGCCGCGCCGACATCGAGCTCCGCTGA